A genomic region of Papaver somniferum cultivar HN1 chromosome 7, ASM357369v1, whole genome shotgun sequence contains the following coding sequences:
- the LOC113296238 gene encoding uncharacterized protein LOC113296238, producing MGSVLNNPNFSFFSEKIIDNGATSSVPSLYIPDEEIYESIGEWNFSLIGRLDFVKLKFAAAEEALKKQWKLTGDYQLIPLGKGFFIIKLSNEKDMKYIWNGWWKIDSQILKLRLWEENFNPAAQKTTTAFVWVNFPGLAIEYWKEKILISLGDAIGRDIKVDETSLKREVGYYASVLVEVDLAKKVPNHVLVKTKYGSFEQEVQIPKIPSFCSHCKVVGHLITEGRVQQKEQKQLDNVDEVPKVQRKIWKLKEKTITPIGFDICNTPKTTIEDGVEKEFLIEDEIVDAIIPPIEKPSAVDSQEHENLGKFHILQSLENDEFPPLSVNKLLDVATSSTSVINKIKVSNDKEQGTQEVVKKVVKPKNISFITTRKNNGTNLVKKKKGVRSPATSQSQPSI from the coding sequence ATGGGATCAGTTTTGAATAACCCTAACTTCAGTTTCTTTTCTGAGAAGATAATCGATAATGGAGCTACAAGTTCAGTACCATCTCTATATATTCCTGATGAGGAAATATATGAGAGTATTGGTGAATGGAATTTTAGTCTAATTGGTAGATTAGATTTTGTTAAATTGAaatttgctgctgctgaagaagcttTGAAGAAACAATGGAAATTAACaggtgattatcaattgattcctcttGGAAAAggtttcttcatcatcaaatTATCAAATGAAAAAGATATGAAGTATATATGGAATGGTTGGTGGAAAAttgattcacagatccttaaACTAAGACTTTGGGAGGAAAATTTTAATCCCGCTGCTCAGAAAACTACTACAGCTTTTGTATGGGTGAACTTTCCAGGATTGGCAATTGAATATTGGAAAGAAAAGATTCTAATATCCTTGGGTGATGCTATTGGAAGAGATATAAAAGTAGATGAAACAAGTCTAAAAAGGGAAGTTGGGTACTATGCCAGTGTTTTAGTGGAAGTGGATTTAGCTAAAAAGGTTCCTAATCATGTTTTAGTCAAAACCAAATATGGAAGTTTTGAGCAAGAAGTACAGATTCCTAAAATTCCTAGTTTTTGCAGTCATTGCAAAGTGGTAGGGCATTTAATTACTGAAGGCAGAGTGCAGCAAAAAGAACAAAAGCAGcttgataatgttgatgaagttcctaaaGTGCAGAGGAAAATATGGAAACTTAAAGAGAAAACTATAACTCCTATAGGTTTTGATATTTGCAATACCCCAAAAACAACAATTGAAGATGGAGTGGAGAAAGAATTTttaattgaagatgaaattgtaGATGCAATAATCCCTCCAATAGAGAAGCCAAGTGCAGTCGATTCTCAAGAACATGAAAATTTAGGTAAATTTCATATATTACAAAGTTTAGAGAATGATGAGTTTCCTCCCTTGAGTGTAAACAAATTATTAGATGTGGCCACTAGTAGTACTTCAGTGATAAACAAGATTAAAGTTAGTAATGACAAGGAACAAGGAACTCAAGAAGTTGTGAAGAAAGTGGTTAAACCAAAGAACATCAGttttataacaacaagaaaaaacaaTGGAACAAATttagtgaaaaagaaaaaaggtgtGAGGAGTCCTGCTACTTCTCAATCTCAACCTTCTATATGA